One stretch of Thermanaerosceptrum fracticalcis DNA includes these proteins:
- a CDS encoding heptaprenylglyceryl phosphate synthase — translation MPKAFAWSKWRTIAKLDPEKTLENTKLHRLVKSPVLDAIVVGGTQGITYTNTSQLIKQIKEAGYRGPLLQEVSSLESITPEADYYFIPLVLNAGNLEWMRDAHLRALKSFGHLIDWSRVAVEGYLVFNPYSAVAELTSAVVPEKEDVLAYLDYAENILHLPIFYIEFSGSFADMELLEAVGQRRRRIHLVYGGGVRQARQVAQVLQYVDTVVIGNGLYEGNDILKDVFQC, via the coding sequence ATGCCGAAGGCTTTTGCTTGGTCTAAATGGCGAACTATAGCCAAATTAGATCCTGAAAAAACACTGGAAAATACCAAACTCCACAGGCTTGTAAAAAGCCCGGTCCTCGATGCCATCGTAGTGGGGGGGACACAGGGTATAACTTATACTAATACTTCGCAGCTCATAAAACAAATCAAAGAGGCGGGTTACCGGGGGCCTTTGCTGCAGGAGGTGTCTTCTTTGGAAAGTATCACGCCGGAAGCCGATTACTACTTTATTCCCCTGGTGCTGAATGCCGGAAATTTGGAATGGATGAGAGACGCCCATTTAAGGGCTTTAAAATCTTTTGGGCATCTCATTGACTGGTCAAGGGTGGCGGTAGAGGGTTACCTGGTGTTTAACCCCTATTCGGCCGTGGCTGAATTGACGTCGGCCGTTGTTCCTGAGAAGGAGGATGTCCTAGCCTACCTTGACTATGCAGAAAATATCCTGCATCTCCCTATATTCTATATAGAGTTCAGCGGTAGCTTCGCTGATATGGAGCTGCTGGAGGCTGTGGGCCAGAGACGGAGAAGGATTCATCTAGTTTATGGAGGAGGCGTCCGGCAGGCCCGGCAGGTTGCCCAGGTTCTACAATACGTCGATACCGTCGTGATTGGGAATGGCCTGTATGAGGGCAATGATATTTTAAAAGATGTATTTCAATGTTAA
- the tmk gene encoding dTMP kinase has protein sequence MTKKGKFIVLEGVDGSGITTQTSLLRTWLEENEAIYGRTFFTKEPTDGPAGGQIRLALAKRLKPLDERMMALLFAADRMDHLYCTGENEQNSGIVAKLEKGINVISDRYYLSSFAYQSLQVDLAWLRQINAYCIKPDLTILLQLPISESIERRSRARFHEELYEREDYLTQISRNYLEIAGKLQAEGENILIVNALRDKKDVFAEIQEAVKKLFT, from the coding sequence ATGACAAAAAAAGGTAAATTCATAGTATTGGAAGGCGTAGACGGGTCAGGCATTACTACCCAAACCAGCCTCTTAAGGACCTGGTTAGAGGAAAACGAAGCTATCTACGGCCGGACTTTTTTTACAAAAGAACCAACAGATGGCCCCGCAGGCGGGCAGATTCGACTGGCTCTGGCCAAAAGGCTTAAGCCTTTGGATGAAAGAATGATGGCCCTCCTCTTTGCTGCGGACCGCATGGATCATCTTTACTGCACGGGAGAAAATGAACAGAACAGCGGAATTGTCGCCAAACTGGAAAAGGGAATAAACGTCATTTCAGACCGCTATTACCTGTCTTCTTTTGCCTACCAGTCTCTGCAGGTAGACCTGGCCTGGCTGCGCCAGATCAACGCCTACTGTATCAAACCAGACCTCACAATCCTCTTGCAACTGCCCATCAGTGAATCTATAGAACGGAGAAGCCGGGCCCGTTTTCACGAGGAACTCTATGAAAGAGAAGATTATCTTACACAAATCAGCCGGAACTACCTGGAAATTGCGGGTAAACTGCAGGCTGAAGGCGAAAATATCTTGATTGTGAATGCCTTAAGGGATAAAAAGGATGTCTTCGCCGAAATACAGGAAGCCGTAAAAAAACTATTTACATAG